The window GTGCTTGCGGCACAAGTACATGGCCATCTGGCGCGGCAGAGCGATGTTTTGGGTACGCCGTTTGGCTTTGAGATCGCCAATCTTGATATTGAAATAATCGCAAATGGTTTTTTGAATGCTCTCGATGGTGACTTCGCGCTCGGAGCTTTTCAGACTGTGGACTAGAACTTCTTTAGCGAAATCGATGGTGATCAAAGTCTTGGTCAGCGAAGAAAAAGCTTCCAGACGTGTCAAAGATCCTTCCAGCTCGCGCACGTTGGAATCGATATTCGAAGCCAGGAAGATCGCCACGTCGTGGGGCAGCAGCACATGCTCGGCTTCAGCCTTTTTCTGTAATATCGCCACCCTGGTTTCCATATCCGGCGGCTGAATATCGGCGATCAAACCCCATTCGAAGCGATTACGCAGGCGATCTTCAAGGCCGGGAATCTCTTTGGGGAATTTATCCGAGGTAATGACGATCTGTTTATGCGATTCGTAAAGCGAGTTGAAGGTGTGAAAGAACTCTTCTTGAGTTCTTTCCTTGCCGGCGATGAACTGGATATCGTCGACGATGAGAATGTCGACGTTGCGAAATTTCTTTTTGAATTCGTCCATCTTATCGCGCCGAAGCGATGCGATCAGCTCGTTCATGAAGGATTCAGAACTGAGGTAGGCAATTTTTAAGCCTGGCTTTTGCGCCACCGCGCGGTGACCGATGGCGTTGATCAAGTGCGTCTTGCCGAGACCGACACCGCCGTAGATAAACAGCGGGTTGTAATGTTCGCCAGGCTGATTGGCCACCGCCATACAAGCCGCATGAGCGAATTGATTACTCGCACCTATAACGAAGTTATTGAAGGTATACTTCTGGACGAGATTATTTTTATTGAGGGCTGGCTGTGCCGATGGTGTTGGTTCCTTTTGCAGCTTTTTTTCTTGTCTCGCCGCAGATGCGGGTTGCTCTAACTTGGCATTGATTTCGAATGTCACCGTTACGTCATGTTTGCTGATCGAAGTTAGAGCCGTTTCGATTTGCCGTAAATAATGTTCGGTCAACCAATCGCGAAAAAATTTATTCGGCACCGCCAAAACGATTTCATTTTTATTTTTTGCCGCGAAACGAACTGGCTTGAACCAGGTATCGAAGTTTTGTTTACCAATCCGCTCTTTTATTTCGGCCAGGGCATCAGCCCAAAGTTCTTCCATAGTTTTATCGTTAAGAGACTGAATTTATGTAAAAACCCCGAAAAATAGTTACGCACAAAGTTATCAACAGCTGTTGATAACTTTGTGCGGGTCAAAAGACGCGTGTATTATGAAAAACGGAAGCCGCATCAATCAGTCGAAAGCTGGTGAGTTTTCTCTTCGTTCGCGGTTGGCGTGGTTGTGACCCGTTGCAAACCATAAGAAAGAAAAAAAATTCACCGTCAAAAAAAATAAACGTAGAAATTATTTTCACTGTGTTTCGGAAGGATTTGTAATAGTCCTTTTCAAATTCTATTGCAAGAAAAAAACTCTAAGAAAAAATAATTTTATCACGATAATTTATTGACGGTGCAAGATCGCGATGTTAGCACTGTTGACGCGCAGCTTATGACAAACTCAGAAAAAAAATTTTCCCTTGCTTTACGTAGAATTCCTGGCGGCGTGAACAGTCCGGTGCGCGCTTGGAAGTCGGTGGGCGGCACGCCGCGCATGATTTCCCGCGGCAAGGGAAGCGCTATCTATGATTGCGATGGTAATCGTTACATTGACTTGGTCGGATCCTGGGGACCGTTGATTCTCGGCCACGCGCATCCGAAAATTGTCCAAATCCTCAAACAAACCGCGGCGCGCGGCACGACTTTCGGCGCGCCGACCTATGGCGAAGTCGAATTGGCCGAGTTGGTCACCAGCTTGATGCCGTCGATTCAGAAATTGCGGCTGGTGAGTTCCGGAACCGAAGCGACCATGAGCGCGATCCGGCTCGCGCGCGCTTTTACTCAGCGCACCAAGCTGGTGAAATTCGACGGCTGTTACCACGGTCACTCGGATGGCTTGTTGGTAAAAGCCGGCTCCGGCGTGGCGACTTTGGGTTTGCCGGATAGTCCTGGTGTGCCGCGGTCATTCGCTCGCGAGACTTTAACGGCGAAGTATAATGATATTCAATCGTTGCAAAAATTAT is drawn from Deltaproteobacteria bacterium and contains these coding sequences:
- the dnaA gene encoding chromosomal replication initiator protein DnaA, producing MEELWADALAEIKERIGKQNFDTWFKPVRFAAKNKNEIVLAVPNKFFRDWLTEHYLRQIETALTSISKHDVTVTFEINAKLEQPASAARQEKKLQKEPTPSAQPALNKNNLVQKYTFNNFVIGASNQFAHAACMAVANQPGEHYNPLFIYGGVGLGKTHLINAIGHRAVAQKPGLKIAYLSSESFMNELIASLRRDKMDEFKKKFRNVDILIVDDIQFIAGKERTQEEFFHTFNSLYESHKQIVITSDKFPKEIPGLEDRLRNRFEWGLIADIQPPDMETRVAILQKKAEAEHVLLPHDVAIFLASNIDSNVRELEGSLTRLEAFSSLTKTLITIDFAKEVLVHSLKSSEREVTIESIQKTICDYFNIKIGDLKAKRRTQNIALPRQMAMYLCRKHTETSFPTIGDKFGGRDHSTVIHASKTIERKIKEDPHMLNTIEKLEINLNIRKNM